A stretch of the Capsicum annuum cultivar UCD-10X-F1 chromosome 10, UCD10Xv1.1, whole genome shotgun sequence genome encodes the following:
- the LOC107844944 gene encoding ethylene-responsive transcription factor ERF109-like isoform X1 has protein sequence MNHHLSQPKFSDEQEFSIMVAALKNVITGSTHSSAVLDAAQEFRYAMTTTMTSATIASPSTNMSNFVEPPLFCVPTKPEPCQFCRINGCLGCNYFGTLAAADNKNNKAKIAAMKKKKKKKKNYRGVRQRPWGKWAAEIRDPRRAARVWLGTFTTAEDTARAYDRAAIEFRGPRAKLNFSFADYTSIQQQSNNSSSSSPLQVLLLQQQQQLPIQLQQGVNTEEEFWDQFMISNNEI, from the coding sequence ATGAACCATCATCTTTCACAGCCCAAATTCAGCGACGAACAAGAGTTTTCAATCATGGTTGCTGCTTTAAAGAATGTTATAACAGGCAGTACCCATAGTTCTGCCGTCCTAGATGCAGCTCAAGAATTTCGATACGCTATGACCACGACCATGACCAGTGCCACCATCGCATCACCATCTACGAATATGTCTAATTTTGTTGAACCACCCCTGTTTTGCGTTCCCACCAAACCAGAGCCTTGTCAATTCTGCAGGATAAACGGTTGTTTAGGATGCAACTATTTTGGAACACTGGCTGCTGCtgataacaagaacaacaaggcAAAGATTGCTgcaatgaaaaagaagaagaagaagaagaagaattacaGAGGTGTGAGACAGAGACCATGGGGAAAATGGGCTGCGGAAATTAGAGATCCAAGAAGGGCTGCCAGAGTATGGCTTGGAACATTTACTACAGCAGAGGATACAGCCAGAGCTTATGACAGAGCAGCTATTGAATTTAGAGGTCCTAGAGCTAAGCTTAATTTCTCATTTGCAGATTACACATCAATTCAACAACAGAGTAATAACAGTTCATCGTCTTCACCCCTGCAGGTGCTGCTGctgcagcagcaacaacaactaCCTATACAATTACAACAGGGAGTCAACACAGAAGAGGAATTCTGGGATCAATTTATGATATCGAACAATGAAATTTAA
- the LOC107844944 gene encoding ethylene-responsive transcription factor ERF109-like isoform X2 — MNHHLSQPKFSDEQEFSIMVAALKNVITGSTHSSAVLDAAQEFRYAMTTTMTSATIASPSTNMSNFVEPPLFCVPTKPEPCQFCRINGCLGCNYFGTLAAADNKNNKAKIAAMKKKKKKKKNYRGVRQRPWGKWAAEIRDPRRAARVWLGTFTTAEDTARAYDRAAIEFRGAAAAAATTTTYTITTGSQHRRGILGSIYDIEQ; from the exons ATGAACCATCATCTTTCACAGCCCAAATTCAGCGACGAACAAGAGTTTTCAATCATGGTTGCTGCTTTAAAGAATGTTATAACAGGCAGTACCCATAGTTCTGCCGTCCTAGATGCAGCTCAAGAATTTCGATACGCTATGACCACGACCATGACCAGTGCCACCATCGCATCACCATCTACGAATATGTCTAATTTTGTTGAACCACCCCTGTTTTGCGTTCCCACCAAACCAGAGCCTTGTCAATTCTGCAGGATAAACGGTTGTTTAGGATGCAACTATTTTGGAACACTGGCTGCTGCtgataacaagaacaacaaggcAAAGATTGCTgcaatgaaaaagaagaagaagaagaagaagaattacaGAGGTGTGAGACAGAGACCATGGGGAAAATGGGCTGCGGAAATTAGAGATCCAAGAAGGGCTGCCAGAGTATGGCTTGGAACATTTACTACAGCAGAGGATACAGCCAGAGCTTATGACAGAGCAGCTATTGAATTTAGAG GTGCTGCTGctgcagcagcaacaacaactaCCTATACAATTACAACAGGGAGTCAACACAGAAGAGGAATTCTGGGATCAATTTATGATATCGAACAATGA